Genomic DNA from Calditrichota bacterium:
CTGGTTCGGCTTTGGCGCCGGGGATGCGGCCGATCAGCTGTTTCCGCAGGCCTTTGTGCGGACGGCGATAACCGCTACCGCGAACAACAACCGGTTTGTGGATCCGCAGTTGAAAGGCATCAGCCGTACGAACGACGGGAATTTGGACCCCCGTCCCAAGGCCGGCAGCCCCCTGTGGACGGATTACACAACCGTGCCGAACGACGGATTTTTCACCCCCGTCAATTACGTGGGGGCTTTCGGCTCGGACAATTGGGCCGAAGGCTGGACGGCTCTTTCTCAATTGGGCTTCCTCAAAAAGACGGTTACGGTTGTTGAAGAAAACAACCCCTCAGAAACAGCCCCGAATACCTTTGAACTCAAACAAAATTATCCCAACCCGTTTAATCCGATTACGCAGATTTCTTTTTCCCTGCCGGTCAAAGCTCAGGTGGAATTGGCGGTGTTTAACCTCATGGGGCAGAAAGTGGCGGTATTGGTACACGAGGTCCGAAACCCGGGAACATACACCATCCAATGGAATGCCGCCAGCCGGCCAAGCGGTGTTTACGTTTATCAATTGATGGCAGGCCGCCATCAGGTGACCCGAAAGATGACCTTGATGCGGTGAAGAGGCTCGAGAAAACGAGAGCATGCTTATTTCGCCTTCACGGGGCCTGGGAAAAACTGGCTGTTCACCGTTTCCCGGGGTGCTGCCCCGGGCTCGGGTATGCCGTCCCCTTGGGGCTTTGGAAACCCGAAGGGAAAGCAGGCGGATGTGAAAAAAGTTGCTTTTTTATGTTGGAAATTTTATTTTGAAGGGAACGTGAGACCCATTCAAATCAAAAGGAAATCGAATGTCGACCATCAAACGCCCCAGGCGCTCCATTTTTATAAAGACATTTGGCGGATACCTGTTTATGACGCTGGTGCTCTCGTCGCTGATTCTTTTTTTCTCATTTGAGACCATTCGCTCCTACTATATTCACACCCTTACGCGGAACCTGAAAAACCTGGGCGTTACCTACACGCTGGATATCATTCCCCTGATTAAGGAAAAACGGTTTACGACGCTGGATAGCCTGACCAAACGGGTGGGTGAACGGACAAATACCCGGATTACCATCATTTCGCCCAGGGGTTTGGTTTGGGCGGATTCGAAAAAGAATCCGCAGGAAATGGAAAATCACCTGATGCGCCCGGAGGTGCAAACAGCCCTCAAAGGAATGATGGGAAAATCCCTGCGATTTAGCACCACGGTTAAGCAAGAGATGCTGTACGTAGCCCTTCCCATTCAGAAAAATGGGCAAATTCTGGGGATTGTCAGGGAAAGTTTGTTTCTGAAGGACATCAACACCCTGCTTTACCAGATCAAAATGCGCATCATTATTATCGGATTCTTTGTAACGATTTTTGCCCTTATCGGGGCATTTATTTTTTCGAAGAGTCTCACGCGTCCGATTTTGCAATTGGTAAGGGCTTCCGAGAACGTAGCAAACGGACATTTTGATGTTAAGATTCATCTCAAAAATAACGATGAATTACGCCATCTTGCCGAAAGTTTCAATAATATGACCACGCAGATCTCCGAGCTGTTTACGGAGCTTTCCCGGCAAAAAGAGGAACTCACGGCAATTGTTTCATCCCTGCAAGAAGGGCTTATTGTTCTGGATCCGGAAGGAAAAATCAAACTGGCGAACGACAGCTTTAAGCGTATTGTGAGACACGGGAAAATTGAAGGACGACGTTTTTCGGAGATTTTAAACGTGCAGATTTTTTCTGATCTCATTCAAAAAGCCAGGCTGGAAAATAGAAACCTCGTGG
This window encodes:
- a CDS encoding HAMP domain-containing protein produces the protein MSTIKRPRRSIFIKTFGGYLFMTLVLSSLILFFSFETIRSYYIHTLTRNLKNLGVTYTLDIIPLIKEKRFTTLDSLTKRVGERTNTRITIISPRGLVWADSKKNPQEMENHLMRPEVQTALKGMMGKSLRFSTTVKQEMLYVALPIQKNGQILGIVRESLFLKDINTLLYQIKMRIIIIGFFVTIFALIGAFIFSKSLTRPILQLVRASENVANGHFDVKIHLKNNDELRHLAESFNNMTTQISELFTELSRQKEELTAIVSSLQEGLIVLDPEGKIKLANDSFKRIVRHGKIEGRRFSEILNVQIFSDLIQKARLENRNLVEEIEFNQRVYLVSMTPIPWKNEVILILHDITNRKRLEKLKREFVENVSHELKTPLTAIKGFVETLDQNISGENKHYLDIISKHTDRLIFLVHDLLLLSELEQREPHLAIETIHLADLVRNVVRIFEQKAEKKGLYLDLHVEENLPDISADPYKLEEMLINLIDNAIKYTEKGGVKVGVVRHKQNAVEFRVEDTGIGMKTKYTDRIFERFYRIDKSRSRRMGGTGLGLSIVKHIVMIHKGEIRVETEQGRGTRFRIFIPI